Genomic DNA from Corylus avellana chromosome ca4, CavTom2PMs-1.0:
CATATAAAAACATCACAAGTGTAAGCTCTATTAAACTCTATAAAGAGAGTAGTACAGAGATAGCATAGCAGAGTGGGAAAGTGAGTTACGACTCTCTCTTCTTTGCCCCCATTCTCTTCCCCCATTCCCCACTCCCTTTTTTCGCCGTAACTCCCTCCTCCTTACCCCCTTTCTCTTTTCCCCCTTTCCCCTTCCCTTTTATCGCCTCAACCGTAGATTGATTAGGGCACGTGTGTGCTTTATAGTGGCACATGGCTGGCCGGTGGTGGAGCGTGGAACGTGTGAGGGTATATGGAGTTTTTGATattgtattttcgttgtttttaaataagaatgtattatTTCTAGATCTGCTTTTAGAAGCGATTTATGTGATGAAGTTTTATTCACTTTCATGAACCCTTAAAAATAACGGAATTGGTTTTCGgtcggtcttttgttttcttatagtTCATTTTCTGGAAGCAAAGCATAAACTGATGACGAAGAAGATATCaaacataaagaagaattgtcactatggtaaagGCAACAAAGGGAATTGCGATTAATAAGTCAAAAAATTAAGAACCTGGCAGCGAATAGAGACGCCGGAATTTACTGTAGATCTTGATTGAGACAATGATTTTTCATacatattgtcttataatagctcGAGAGGCTATTATATATGTTATAGATCATATTTGAGTTGTGAAtattcaaaattatatttttcgcATTGGACGAAGCATTTTgccaaatttaattattatatcaatgaaaatataatttgttaaaaaaaaaagtgtaagcTCTTTTTGTCGATACCCAAGACCTTTTAAGGTCttaattatgataaaaaaaaaagttactcaATTCTCTTTAATAAGGCTTCAATTatgataaaacaaatattaaaaagaattgTACTCCAAACTATTGAGACTTTAGAgggaaataaagaagaaaaaaaaatgaaaagtcgCATTAATGGCACATCTAAATCAGTaattaaactcataatttcacttGAACTTAAAATCAACGTGCCAGCTAAGTTTGTTCATTCAAATAATGTTTAGaatctctttcaaaaaaaataaatgtttagaATAAAGTAAACTTTTTTCTGCGCAAAttaaattctaaacaaaaaagaattatatgtatttaacacaaaatatattCTCCATTAAAACTAAATGTTTAGCAGTAGatatgaaataattaatattaaaattattatttaaatataaaaaatgtctCACTTTAATTCATaacctcctttttttcttttttttttctaaataattcatAACCTTAAAACCTCTCAAACCGCCCCCTATGGTATTCGTAGGCCCCCCAATTGGATTGATGCTTTTGATTCATTAATCACTAgattaaatttttcttcaatattgTCCAAAGTAAAtttacaacaacaacaacaacatcacATCAAAATTCCTGACCAATAAAGTCATCACAGCTTGCCCTGATTGCATTGATGACCTTAATTAAGCTTCACTAACTTTCATTCCCATTTATACGAGCCCTTTAACTCATGCAAGTGTAAGATAATATATTAAgaataccaaaataaaataatataaatattatattttaaatttatcatgtggaaataaaatttaaaccatactctctctctttctctctctctctatatatatattttgtctgTGTCTGTGTCTTTGGCTCTGGTGTTCCCCGAGTGTGGCCAGAAGTGGTGTGCACGAAGCCATTGCAGGTCGCCATAAGTAGATACAACCGAAAACTTGATTGCAACGCCAGCCTGGTGGATGGGCTAAttataatgaattaaaaaaaggtAGAAGCCTTTTTCCCATTCTGTCCTTGCACCTGCTTCCTAGCAACTAATTAATTACATGTCTAACGTTATCGAGGCACATTTCGGGTCGACAGGAAAGGTGTTTCATTTCTACTCTCTACATAAATaactccatttttcttttttttttcctcaaaaaataataaaaaaaaaccttatgaTAATATTTTCCACATACTTAATTatctttaaaaacatttttacacAATTAAGACCACATTggaattattagtaatttaaccCGTTAATATAAACACTTATTGCACGCCAGGAGTAGATGTCCGATGGACTGGAAACTTATTTATGAGCTCTCTCTCGTATTAATTGTTCAAAGTGAATTATTTATCCTTTTTGAAGTATTGTATTTTGTCGTGTTCTGTTTACGCACAGGACAATGTTGTCCTCTATTGGCATTGTCAGTCGTGGGCTGCAGGAGTTTGGCTGGAGCTGGATAACGCAATATGGACAAAAACCCCACCACTGCAACAACATTTTTTCTAGTCCTCAAGTTGTGAGACTCCAGTGAACTCTCTGATTGCGACTGTTTCAGATGAGGGCAGATTCGACCTCTACATTTACTGTCTTGTCTAAaacagtttttattttgaaaaaagaaaaagaaaaagttttatatatatatgtcttttaGCCCTAAATGCTTCATGTTCATGGACACCTACAAGAGTTCACCAGAGAGattaatatttttactaaattttatCTTCAtagaatttataaaaaaaaaaaagaaaagaaaagaaaaaaattcttcatatttattaaaactcacaagccattaattaattaatgaattatTAGGGACGTTGGTGCCACGTGGGGGGATTGTGAGAATCACCACGGTTGAGTTGGTCACCAGTAAACTTTTTGGTCGTGTCTTCTCGGTTGGAGCTTGCAAAGATGCATGCCATGTCTACAGATGGCAAACCGACAATAGGTTCAAAAAGTCATCGAGGACTAAACCGTCAATCCGCAGCGGTTGCCCTCCAAAGAGAGTGAAAAAAGATAAGGGGAAATTGGTAAAAAGTGCGCTCTTTACGTATCTGGGGCGTGGACTTTTTGCTCTACTTCAGATCCGCGAAGCGAAGCGAAAGCAGAAACGGAAAAAAACAGACGCAACCGAAAACAGAGACAAACGAAGAAAGgagcacagagagagagagagagagcgcgcAAAAATCAATGGCTGAGAAAGAACAGCCGCCTCCACCGTCAACGTtgtcatcgtcatcatcatcgCAAGTGTCGAAATCGACGGCTTATAATCTTCCTTCACGTCCTACGATCACTCTGCCACCACGTTCCTCCATGGAGACGCTATTCaacggtggtggtggtggtggtggcggtggtgggCCAGGCTTGGGTGGGCTGGGATTCAGCCCTGGGCCCATGACGCTGCTCTCCAGCTTCTTCTCCGATACCGACGATTGCAGGTCCTTCTCTCAGCTTCTCGCGGGTGCCATGACTTCACCGGCGGCTATTCCTTCCCACCAGCGCCAGAGCTTCCCGCCGCCGGATGAAGGTGGTTCCGGCGCCGGAGATGACGATTTTCGGTTCAGGCCGAATCGACCTTCGAATTCGGCGGTTCCACAGTCGCCGATTTTCACCGTTCCGCCGGGGTTGAGCCCCGCCGGCTTGCTCGGCTCGCCGGGGCTGTTCTCGCCGGGCGGCCAGGTAATTCTCAGTATGTCTAGTCTAGTTATCATAATTCATTTGGGTTTTCTGGGAAAGTATGTActgttttgtttggttgccgagaaaaacACTTACTTagaatttgaatttcatttgCTCTTTAATTATGGAGTACTGGAGATATAACTGGGATCTTGGGAAATGGTTCGAATTTGGATGCTATAGTGACGATGATAACAAAATTAGAAACAGATATGTGCTTCCAGCTTAATGGTAACTGAAAATCCCAGAAAGGGTTCATTTCCAATCTACTATTTTGATCTTTGATGATTAAGATCTTTCGTTAAGAATGATCAATGCAAACCCCTTACCAATAAAGAGCCACCTAtgaattgaaattgaatgtttatGAAGTAATTCATAGGTAGGATAGGAGGCCTGTACGGCTTGAATTAATGCAGCTTTTTGTATAAGGATAAatcttttttaagctttttttatGGTGGTGAAGCTGAATACTTTGCTCTATGATTACGGATACAGGATATAGATACGGTCGTAGAATACTGACGATCGACATAGTGACATGCCAATTCTTGAAAGTTTAGGATAGAGTATGGGAGGGATGTGTTCTTTAATCCTTAGATATATAACCACTAATTCTAGTTTAGAATTCTTAGATTGAGCTCTATGTTCCCCCATCATCCGTACTATATTACTGTTTGGAATTCAGAACTCATACTGTGTTGGATTCTTATGTTTGTGAATCATGATATTTGTAGGGACCCTTTGGAATGACACACCAGCAAGCTCTGGCACAGGTCACAGCTCAGGCTGCACAAGCCTATTCCCATATGAATGTCGAACCAGATTACTCGTCTTCATTATCAGCAGCACCGGCTACATCATTAACACAGCTTCCAGCCTTTACATCCAACGCAACTGCACATCAGAAGGTGCCACCCTCAGTACCAGACTCCAGTGTTGCAATGAATGAAACATCCGATGTCTCTCATTCTGATCAGAGATCCCAACCTTCGACATTCACTGTTGATAACCCTGCTGCTGATGGCTACAACTGGCGGAAATATGGGCAGAAGCAGGTGAAGGGTAGTGAATTCCCTCGAAGCTATTACAAATGCACGCATCCCAATTGTCCTGTCAAGAAAAAGGTTGAGCGCTCTCTTGAAGGCCAAGTAACCGAAATAATTTACAAGGGCCAGCACAACCATCAACCACCTCAAACCAATAAGCGTGCAAAGGATACTGGAAATTCCAGTAGTCTGGGAAATCCGGACTTAGCCTCCCAAGTTCAAGGTGGGAATTCGAACAAATTGAGAGGGATGGCTCCTTATTCAATGTCTAAGAAGGGTCAGGAATCTAGCCAAGCGACACCTGAACACTTATCTGCGACTAGTGATAGCGAGGAAGTGGGTGATGCGGAAACTGGAGTAGATGAAAGAgacgaagatgaagatgaaCCCAACCCAAAGAAAcggtatattttttttcctttcagcATTATGCCAAAGAGTAattatttattagtttgtttTGGCTTCTTAcaatctttttttgttgtgcAGAAGTACAGAGGTCAAGGTTTCAGAGCCAGCTGCTTCACATAGGACTGTCACAGAGCCTAGAATCATTGTGCAGACGACTAGTGAAGTGGATCTTTTAGATGATGGGTATAGGTGGCGAAAGTATGGACAGAAAGTGGTTAAGGGCAATCCTTATCCAAGGTAGTACTACTTTTCTTATCTTTTGGTCCCCCTTCACCAATGTGGTTAAGTTTTCTTTATAATCTATACAATTTACATTTAGCTCATCGAAGTATATTCATAGAGCTATCTCTTAACAAATCTAGTGTTTGCATATTCTGAGATCTTTTTGCACACCATCGTACTGAAGAGGTTGATAATAGATgtattcttataaaaattgcAAATGAAAAGGGGGATTTACATCTTATTCAAAATCTTTAACTCCGTGAGACTTAAATCCTCTCAGCTCTTATAACCATGTTTAAAACTTGCCTCTCTTTAATCAAATATTGTCATTGCTATCTCTAACTCCCCCCATCATCTCTGCCATATTTTGCCATACTGAAACTGTCATGACTGCCTTCATGCTTGTTTAGTATCTATCAACCGGAAGTCTCTGATTTTTTTCCTACACTAGAGTATTTATTCCTAGCCTATTTGAGTTGAGCTAATCCCCATGGATGCAGTAATCACCTGCAAACTACATGCATCCCCTAAGCCTGGGGAGTCGATCAATGTCTCAACTAAATCATTTACCTAAATGGGtcggaaaacaaaaatttggaatttttaagATCATGTCGTGCATGAGAACTCTTTTAGTTGCTTTTTTGAAATATGTTGATGTCAAATGTGTTTTCATCATGCCTAATTAATCCTCTCAATGGATgcttaaaaaagtaattaatctaTTCTCAGTGATTGGTTTAATTTCCTTGTTGCATGGGTTGCTTATCTGGAAATTCCTTATGCATCTTTTTTTCTGATCTGCAGGAGCTATTATAAATGCACAAGCCCGGGATGTAATGTCCGTAAGCACGTCGAGAGGGCTGCGTCAGATCCTAAAGCTGTCATTACAACGTACGAGGGAAAACATAATCATGATGTACCAGCCGCTAGAAGTAGCAGCCACAACACAGCCCCAAGCACTACATCGCAGCCTAGACCAGACAATGCGGTAGCCGAGAAGCACACCTTAATGAACAAGATGGATCTAAGGAACAATGATCAACAGCCTATAGCACGCTCACGATTGAAAGAAGAACAGATAACATAGCTTCTGTGTTGTGAATGTGAATGTGAAGATCAGTGGGCGACAAATCACACGAAATTTTGCCAACTATCAGGCAAAAGGTGCAAGTTAACTTTTCTTAGATCTGTTTTTCACACTTGAGGCCATAGTTTTGATGAAGGCGGTATCCAACTGcaatatacaaaagaaaggaaaaatggaaagaagacGGAGAAGTGAGTTCCAAGACAAAACTTGCTTGGATTAGGACTGTAATTCTTGTTGTATTTAACTAGTTGAATGAGCAATATTTTATTGCAATTCTACATTTCTGTGCATTCTTTTGTACATGGGAATATAAGTATTTTTGTTCCATATAGTTGCGTAACTGCTGCATTTGGCCGAGATATTTTGTcggacttttttctttttttttttgccttcttCTTACTTATTATTTGCCTTTTTTATCTTAAGATTGATTGTTTCTGCTTCctattttgttgtaatttgtaGGTAGTTTGGGGTGACTTGGAGAAGAAATGGAGTATTTGAGCTGCAAGCTAAACCCACTTgaggtgttttgttttattcctattCTAGTGCAAGCATACACTTGTTCGAGTTGAGGGATTGTGTTATTCTAGTTTTGGTGTTAGAACTGTAGCTGTTTGGCTGTGGGATTAAGATTGCCCTTGTCCCTGTTTCTTGTATTTTGAGAACGACTTATCCCATGTAAGggccaaacaaaaaaacaaaaaacaaaagttcaCATCGTTCACGTCACATGACTTAGAAATAGTTGTTTGATTCCACAGCAcagaaaaaaatcaacaaataattAGAAATAAAGATACAACATATTTTGATAGTATTATTAGATAAATTCATTTCTGCATCCAAAAAATAAGgaatttttttcagttttacttgttcccttttttctttcatttaaaaAGGCCATGGTTGAACCAACTTTTACAAAATATGGTTCTTGATTATTCCGCTGCCGGAATTCTTGGCTATAAATGCATTAATCCACAGGTGTTTGTCCAAATCGATCATCTTTCAAAGTTACAATTGTGGGTATTTGACTATGATTAACCAAATCAATCTTGTTCAGGCACACACAACACAGGACTTGCTCCGGCAGTTCCTCTGGCTTTTGTGCCTGTAATTagtattgaaagaaaaattgagtttttatatatatatatagttaagcAGCTACTTCAAACTTTATATATTGTGCAGGAAAAGAAGAGataataacttaattaaatcaattgtgCAGGTCAAAATTGTGAGTTGGAACATAAACCTGCAGTTCTTTTTTTCAACTCTAGGataattggtaagacaactataTACCTGGATAGTTAGGCCAACATCAAGTATGCCATACTTCAAACGGTCTCGGAACGATTCGAGTCCTTTCCTGGATATGTAGCTAAATCGATGTATATCTAGGTCAATTTCAAAGTAATTGGGTCCCTggataaattaaaaagaagaaggcaAAGTTAGTTCAATCCTGTGTTGAGAGGCTAATGGTTGTATACCATAGCGGAATTGTGCAAGCCATCAATGAAGAAATTGAACTTGGAACTAAAGACAAACTTTTCTTTACCTTAAAGAAATTGTGTTGAGGTCGTGACAGTACGGGCTTATCATTATAAGCATGTATAAGCTTCCTTTCAGTGGAACTCAATTGGAGGTCCTCTGGATTGACCACCCCAGCCAAAATTTTTAGCCTTTCCCTAAAAGGAACCAGGGACTCCTTTGCAAACCCTTTAACCTTTTCCATCTCATCCTCAACAAGTCTCTGTGGAAGAAACGAGT
This window encodes:
- the LOC132179669 gene encoding probable WRKY transcription factor 3 — translated: MAEKEQPPPPSTLSSSSSSQVSKSTAYNLPSRPTITLPPRSSMETLFNGGGGGGGGGGPGLGGLGFSPGPMTLLSSFFSDTDDCRSFSQLLAGAMTSPAAIPSHQRQSFPPPDEGGSGAGDDDFRFRPNRPSNSAVPQSPIFTVPPGLSPAGLLGSPGLFSPGGQGPFGMTHQQALAQVTAQAAQAYSHMNVEPDYSSSLSAAPATSLTQLPAFTSNATAHQKVPPSVPDSSVAMNETSDVSHSDQRSQPSTFTVDNPAADGYNWRKYGQKQVKGSEFPRSYYKCTHPNCPVKKKVERSLEGQVTEIIYKGQHNHQPPQTNKRAKDTGNSSSLGNPDLASQVQGGNSNKLRGMAPYSMSKKGQESSQATPEHLSATSDSEEVGDAETGVDERDEDEDEPNPKKRSTEVKVSEPAASHRTVTEPRIIVQTTSEVDLLDDGYRWRKYGQKVVKGNPYPRSYYKCTSPGCNVRKHVERAASDPKAVITTYEGKHNHDVPAARSSSHNTAPSTTSQPRPDNAVAEKHTLMNKMDLRNNDQQPIARSRLKEEQIT